From Streptomyces chrestomyceticus JCM 4735, one genomic window encodes:
- a CDS encoding AzlD domain-containing protein: MNVWIAIGVTAVGCYLVKYLGLLVPAGALEKPLVKRLAALLPVALLAALTAQQTFSDGHHLLFDAKVAGVGAAVIALLLRAPFLVVVAVAVAVTAGVRALGG; encoded by the coding sequence ATGAATGTCTGGATCGCGATCGGCGTCACCGCCGTGGGCTGCTACCTGGTGAAGTACCTCGGGCTCCTCGTACCGGCGGGTGCGCTGGAGAAGCCGCTGGTCAAGCGCCTCGCCGCCCTGCTGCCGGTGGCGCTGCTCGCCGCGCTCACCGCCCAGCAGACCTTCAGCGACGGGCACCACCTGCTGTTCGACGCCAAGGTGGCGGGCGTCGGTGCCGCGGTAATCGCGCTGCTGCTCCGCGCGCCGTTTCTGGTGGTGGTAGCGGTCGCGGTGGCGGTGACGGCGGGGGTGCGGGCGCTGGGCGGGTGA